A single Endozoicomonas sp. NE40 DNA region contains:
- a CDS encoding amidohydrolase family protein, which yields MKILRYFLVSVVAVFLFVLATSVYFWFYLNPAPAGKQLFVNGVILTMDDYDTIADAVLVERDRIVATGTEDSLKKQADDAHIVDLEGKALIPGFIDTHGHFFSSKMNISFADGLGALSLNVEKYLVRGVTSVRAALPRQVENKPLELLSQIGVIPQRIFIQKNSKSYTSTLIEPLKTISDSIVPSEIAPSESAPDEYDQSQRIMLLLRRFTIDAAKELDVDRKTGSIEAGKLADFLVLSDNPLTHQSSLGQIHVDQTWIGGVQRFNRHRFSEDDDRLPASQP from the coding sequence ATGAAGATTCTTCGCTATTTTCTTGTGTCCGTGGTGGCTGTCTTTCTGTTTGTACTGGCGACTTCTGTCTATTTCTGGTTTTACCTTAATCCGGCACCTGCTGGTAAGCAGTTGTTTGTGAATGGTGTGATACTCACCATGGACGACTATGACACGATTGCGGATGCGGTTCTGGTTGAACGGGATCGAATTGTGGCCACCGGCACTGAAGATAGCTTGAAGAAACAGGCGGACGATGCCCATATCGTTGACCTGGAAGGAAAAGCGCTGATTCCCGGCTTTATCGATACCCACGGACACTTTTTCAGCAGCAAAATGAACATCTCTTTTGCCGATGGGTTAGGCGCTTTAAGCCTGAATGTGGAGAAATACCTTGTTCGTGGTGTTACCAGTGTTCGGGCTGCTTTGCCCCGTCAGGTAGAAAACAAGCCTCTGGAACTCTTGTCGCAAATTGGGGTTATTCCCCAACGGATCTTTATCCAGAAAAACAGCAAATCGTACACCAGCACTCTTATAGAACCTTTGAAAACGATCAGCGACTCGATCGTTCCATCTGAAATTGCGCCATCTGAAAGCGCGCCTGATGAATACGATCAGTCACAAAGAATCATGCTGTTATTAAGACGCTTTACCATTGATGCTGCAAAAGAGCTGGATGTGGACAGGAAAACCGGCTCTATAGAAGCGGGTAAACTGGCGGATTTTCTGGTGCTGTCTGATAACCCCCTGACCCATCAAAGCAGTCTTGGTCAGATTCATGTGGACCAGACCTGGATTGGCGGTGTGCAGCGGTTTAACCGACACCGTTTTTCAGAAGACGATGACCGTTTACCAGCGAGTCAGCCCTAA
- a CDS encoding N-acetylmuramoyl-L-alanine amidase, producing MNVHRLASPNCDQTEIAVEHLILHYTAVDLQGTLDLFMNGDNEVSAHLIIDTEGGIYELVQCLEGKAWRAWHAGVSRYSGREMFNDHSIGIELVNLNGNLFSYTDAQYEALQQVVQVLKQSFPALADPEQVMGHEHIAGFRGKADPGLQFDWCRFYRECYPEMTAPERKAVCPEALQQALMPLAELVAAEASSGRTMRDARYWQVISSLTESVVKLLKE from the coding sequence ATGAACGTCCATCGACTTGCCAGCCCCAATTGTGACCAGACAGAGATTGCTGTTGAGCACCTTATCCTGCATTACACGGCGGTGGATTTGCAGGGAACACTGGATCTTTTTATGAACGGTGACAACGAAGTCTCGGCACATCTGATCATTGATACCGAGGGTGGAATTTATGAACTGGTACAATGTCTGGAGGGTAAAGCCTGGCGAGCCTGGCATGCCGGTGTCAGCCGTTACAGTGGCAGGGAGATGTTTAATGACCACTCCATTGGTATTGAACTGGTCAATCTGAACGGCAACCTGTTTTCCTACACGGATGCCCAGTACGAGGCTCTACAGCAGGTGGTGCAGGTGCTTAAGCAGTCTTTTCCGGCACTGGCTGATCCTGAGCAGGTCATGGGGCATGAGCACATTGCCGGTTTTCGTGGCAAGGCGGACCCGGGGTTACAGTTTGACTGGTGTCGTTTTTATCGTGAATGCTACCCTGAAATGACGGCTCCGGAGCGGAAAGCGGTCTGCCCGGAAGCGTTGCAGCAGGCATTAATGCCTCTGGCAGAGCTGGTTGCTGCCGAAGCCTCTTCTGGGAGAACAATGAGGGATGCCCGCTACTGGCAGGTTATCAGCTCTCTAACCGAGTCAGTGGTGAAGCTGCTGAAAGAATAA
- a CDS encoding phnA protein, translating into MAKGLQKHQERVDALNRLGKDLARRASSKCELCEAAGVPLKTREVAPVPAEPDIDHCLMVCETCQDQLDYLNNKPKRVQADHWRCLGKTIWSTLPAAQVVSLRVLRQLENDYPWVGEILEHVYLDAEVEDWANNP; encoded by the coding sequence ATGGCGAAAGGTTTGCAGAAACATCAGGAACGGGTCGATGCCCTGAATCGTCTTGGCAAAGACCTTGCCCGGCGTGCCAGCTCTAAATGCGAACTGTGTGAAGCCGCAGGCGTGCCACTGAAAACCCGGGAAGTCGCCCCGGTACCGGCTGAACCCGACATTGACCACTGCCTGATGGTGTGTGAAACCTGTCAGGATCAGCTTGATTACCTAAACAACAAACCCAAACGGGTTCAGGCTGATCACTGGCGCTGCCTGGGCAAAACAATATGGAGCACATTGCCTGCTGCCCAAGTCGTCTCCCTGCGGGTGTTACGCCAGCTGGAAAACGACTATCCATGGGTGGGTGAAATACTGGAACACGTTTATCTGGATGCCGAGGTGGAAGACTGGGCCAATAATCCCTGA
- a CDS encoding DUF938 domain-containing protein: MNKPFSQACENNKEPVLQVLARYFVQAGNVLEIGSGTGQHAVWFARYLPHLVWQTSDLPENHPGIRQWLGEACLPNLKSPVELDVSSNAWPVDQVDYVFSANTAHIMPWSAVIKMFAGIGKRLVSGGVFGLYGPFNYQGAFTSDSNAAFDCYLREKASHRGIRDFEAIQQQAGENGLSLLEDVAMPANNRLLVWRKD; the protein is encoded by the coding sequence ATGAATAAACCTTTTTCACAGGCCTGTGAAAATAATAAAGAGCCTGTTCTACAGGTACTCGCACGCTACTTTGTTCAGGCAGGAAATGTGTTGGAAATTGGTTCTGGCACCGGGCAACATGCTGTCTGGTTTGCCAGGTACCTGCCTCATCTTGTCTGGCAGACATCGGACTTGCCTGAAAACCATCCGGGCATCCGGCAATGGCTGGGTGAAGCCTGTTTACCCAATCTCAAATCGCCTGTAGAGCTTGATGTCAGCAGCAATGCATGGCCTGTTGATCAGGTTGATTATGTATTCTCGGCCAATACGGCTCATATTATGCCGTGGTCAGCGGTGATAAAAATGTTTGCAGGCATCGGTAAGCGGTTAGTGAGTGGTGGCGTGTTTGGGTTGTATGGGCCGTTTAATTATCAGGGAGCGTTTACCAGCGACAGCAATGCGGCTTTTGATTGTTACCTCAGGGAAAAAGCGTCCCACAGGGGGATCAGGGATTTTGAAGCCATCCAGCAACAAGCCGGAGAAAATGGCCTGTCGCTGCTGGAGGATGTTGCCATGCCAGCCAATAACCGGCTGCTGGTCTGGCGCAAAGATTGA
- the fliO gene encoding flagellar biosynthetic protein FliO, with product MAIRYYSLLTCLFAARVFAEEEKPGIEDLSLMQVVMPLLLVIILIFVLAWLVKKINPGSPTLGQGITVIASAPLSSHARVCLIRVGDKDILVGVTSHQVTPVYTFEESPVPTAHTENPQDFAHHFKRMLKGNRKEEKGES from the coding sequence ATGGCTATCCGGTATTACAGTTTACTGACCTGTCTGTTTGCAGCTCGTGTGTTTGCAGAAGAAGAAAAGCCCGGGATTGAAGACCTTAGCCTGATGCAGGTGGTCATGCCCCTGCTTCTGGTGATCATACTGATTTTTGTTCTGGCCTGGCTGGTTAAGAAAATAAACCCCGGCTCACCAACCCTTGGACAGGGCATTACCGTTATAGCCAGCGCACCACTCTCAAGCCATGCCAGAGTCTGCCTGATCCGTGTCGGCGACAAGGATATTCTTGTTGGGGTCACCAGTCACCAGGTCACACCTGTGTATACTTTTGAAGAATCGCCTGTCCCAACCGCACACACTGAAAACCCGCAGGATTTTGCCCATCACTTTAAACGCATGCTGAAGGGTAATCGCAAAGAGGAAAAAGGTGAGTCTTAA
- a CDS encoding ABC transporter permease: protein MNATRLSLRFLMRDWRSGELWLLVLSLLMAVSVSTAIAIFSERLQLALGRQVAEVMGADMMIRSSSPLSAKVQTVLDAQPLEQAQLLEFPTVVLAGDEMQMVAAKAVPDNYPLRGHVRIASQPFAEDRIAAEVPAPGEAWLEPRLFSLLGVKIGDSLEVGETSLVITRVITLETDRGGSFYSLAPRMMFNLADVPATNVIQPGSRVSWKTLIAGESRDLKAFQSQVKPLLNNSERLSLAEDNRQDLRNSVVRLRQFLGLGSLAAILLAGVAVAMSSRRFAERRFDAIAVMRCVGATQQLVMKILIGELLLVAVLVGVPGVFLGWLLQAGVLQLLKGVLPGWLPEAGFMPMLVGGATGVITLIGFGFAPLLRLQEVTPLRVLRRDLTPEPPGAWLVYGLSLGAMITLLWYHTGQFMMTVGITLAGALILALISLCIKVVLGLMHKRLLRHSLPLQWRLGLKRLSQERGQTTAQMLAFSLIFMSMAIVLLLRTVLLERWQQQLPEGTPNYFALNVQPSEIDSFRRFLEERQIGRSTIYPIVRGRLTHINGVPAKEAVSEEQRNHNSLNRELSLTWLNEFPEGNRLVEGQWWQEGKGSELSVEMSIVEHLGVALGDRLTFSISGREVTATITSLRRADWESFRPNFYMMFPERTLGDMPASWLSSFYLPPDRRLLLNEFVQAFPTVTLLDLDAIISQVQSMVKRSTLAVEGMLVALFLAGLLMMASAIESSLDARLREGALIRSLGGTRQQLLRLQVGEFVVLGILSGLIAAVGTELCNWWLHNYVFWMKWQPAVWLWMALPLAGGCLIGLSGWLGVRRVVRQSPMGVLQTV from the coding sequence ATGAACGCTACCCGGTTGTCTCTTCGGTTCCTGATGCGAGACTGGCGTTCAGGTGAACTCTGGTTGCTGGTTTTATCACTGCTGATGGCCGTCAGCGTCAGTACAGCCATTGCTATTTTCAGTGAACGTCTGCAGCTGGCACTGGGGCGACAGGTGGCTGAAGTCATGGGGGCTGACATGATGATTCGCAGCTCCAGCCCTTTGTCCGCTAAAGTGCAGACCGTATTGGATGCCCAACCTCTGGAACAGGCTCAGCTATTAGAGTTCCCCACTGTTGTTCTGGCAGGTGATGAAATGCAGATGGTGGCTGCCAAGGCTGTCCCTGACAATTATCCACTGCGTGGGCATGTTCGTATTGCCAGCCAGCCTTTTGCGGAAGACCGGATCGCAGCAGAGGTACCAGCACCGGGTGAGGCGTGGCTGGAACCAAGATTGTTCTCTTTGCTGGGCGTTAAGATCGGGGATTCGCTGGAAGTGGGTGAAACCAGCCTGGTCATCACCCGGGTCATTACCCTGGAAACGGATCGGGGAGGCAGCTTTTACAGCCTCGCCCCCCGGATGATGTTCAACCTTGCTGATGTGCCTGCTACCAATGTGATTCAACCTGGTAGCCGTGTCAGCTGGAAAACGCTGATTGCGGGCGAAAGCCGGGATTTAAAAGCGTTCCAGAGCCAGGTGAAGCCTCTGCTCAACAACAGCGAACGTTTGTCCCTGGCTGAAGACAATCGACAGGATTTAAGAAACTCTGTCGTACGACTGAGACAGTTTTTAGGGCTGGGCAGCCTTGCTGCTATTTTGCTGGCAGGTGTTGCCGTTGCCATGTCCAGCCGTCGTTTTGCTGAACGACGCTTTGATGCCATTGCGGTGATGCGCTGTGTTGGCGCGACACAACAGCTGGTAATGAAAATCCTGATTGGAGAGTTGCTGCTGGTCGCGGTGCTGGTGGGCGTTCCCGGGGTTTTTCTGGGCTGGCTCCTGCAGGCTGGCGTGCTGCAGCTGCTGAAAGGTGTTCTGCCTGGCTGGCTGCCTGAGGCTGGTTTTATGCCGATGCTGGTGGGCGGGGCTACAGGCGTGATTACGTTGATTGGTTTTGGGTTTGCTCCCTTGCTTCGGTTACAGGAGGTCACCCCGTTACGTGTACTTCGTCGTGACCTGACGCCGGAACCGCCCGGAGCCTGGCTGGTTTATGGGTTGTCTCTTGGCGCAATGATCACGCTGCTGTGGTATCACACCGGTCAATTCATGATGACGGTAGGTATAACACTGGCAGGCGCTTTGATACTGGCGCTGATTTCCCTCTGTATAAAAGTGGTGCTGGGTTTAATGCACAAACGGTTGCTCCGTCACTCCCTGCCGCTGCAGTGGCGACTGGGCTTGAAGCGTTTATCTCAGGAACGTGGTCAGACTACGGCTCAGATGCTGGCATTTTCCCTGATCTTTATGTCGATGGCCATTGTGCTTCTGCTGCGTACTGTTTTGCTGGAGCGCTGGCAGCAGCAGTTGCCTGAGGGAACGCCTAACTATTTTGCCCTGAATGTACAGCCTTCTGAAATAGACAGCTTTCGTCGTTTTCTGGAAGAACGACAGATTGGTCGCAGCACAATATATCCGATTGTCCGGGGGCGGCTGACACACATTAACGGAGTGCCTGCAAAAGAGGCTGTGTCTGAAGAGCAGCGAAACCATAACTCGTTAAACCGTGAGCTAAGCCTGACCTGGTTAAATGAATTCCCGGAAGGCAACCGCCTGGTAGAAGGCCAGTGGTGGCAGGAAGGCAAAGGCTCGGAGCTGTCGGTGGAAATGAGCATTGTTGAACACCTTGGTGTCGCGCTGGGGGATCGGCTGACGTTTTCCATTTCCGGTCGTGAGGTGACGGCAACGATAACCAGTCTGCGCAGGGCTGACTGGGAATCCTTCCGCCCCAACTTTTATATGATGTTTCCGGAGCGGACGCTGGGGGATATGCCAGCCAGCTGGCTGAGCAGCTTTTATCTGCCGCCGGACAGGCGGTTGTTGTTGAATGAATTTGTGCAGGCTTTTCCAACGGTTACATTGCTCGACCTGGATGCCATTATCAGTCAGGTTCAGAGTATGGTGAAGCGATCCACACTGGCCGTTGAAGGCATGCTGGTCGCGCTGTTTCTGGCCGGATTGCTGATGATGGCGTCGGCTATTGAGTCCAGTCTTGACGCACGCCTGCGTGAAGGCGCCCTGATTCGTTCTCTTGGAGGTACCCGGCAACAGCTGTTGCGACTACAGGTGGGTGAGTTTGTGGTACTGGGCATTTTGTCAGGCTTAATTGCAGCGGTTGGAACTGAGCTTTGTAACTGGTGGCTTCACAACTATGTGTTCTGGATGAAGTGGCAGCCAGCTGTGTGGCTGTGGATGGCACTGCCTTTGGCAGGGGGATGCCTGATTGGGTTGTCGGGTTGGCTGGGGGTTCGACGGGTTGTCCGGCAGTCTCCAATGGGGGTATTGCAAACTGTTTAA
- a CDS encoding ABC transporter ATP-binding protein: protein MAKTLEKQVIAQSGTLTILSGLDLQIKSGESVAIVGASGSGKSTLLGILAGLDLPTGGEVHLAGHRVDTLDEDERARVRGDHTGFVFQSFQLLPNLTALENVMLPLELSGSEQVTESSRAILQRVGLGERLDHYPKQLSGGEQQRVAIARAFAGSPDILFADEPTGNLDEKTGESIIRLLFEVNRERGATLVLVTHDMGLASRCDRVLRLTGGAIVEEQHKVEVAV from the coding sequence ATGGCAAAGACTCTGGAGAAACAGGTCATTGCCCAGAGTGGCACACTCACCATACTGTCCGGACTTGACCTTCAGATCAAGTCTGGCGAATCCGTTGCGATTGTTGGCGCTTCCGGTTCAGGGAAGTCGACACTGTTGGGGATTCTTGCCGGTCTGGATTTACCGACTGGCGGAGAAGTTCACCTGGCTGGCCATCGTGTCGACACTCTGGATGAAGATGAGCGGGCAAGGGTGCGCGGTGATCATACCGGCTTTGTTTTTCAGTCCTTTCAGTTACTGCCTAACCTCACGGCATTGGAAAATGTCATGCTGCCGCTGGAATTGTCGGGTAGTGAACAGGTAACAGAGAGCAGTCGTGCGATTCTGCAGCGGGTTGGTCTTGGAGAACGGCTGGATCATTACCCAAAACAGTTGTCGGGCGGAGAGCAGCAGCGGGTGGCGATTGCCAGGGCATTCGCTGGCAGTCCGGATATTCTGTTTGCTGATGAACCCACGGGCAATCTGGACGAAAAGACCGGTGAAAGTATTATCCGGTTATTGTTTGAAGTGAATCGTGAGCGGGGTGCCACCCTGGTGCTGGTCACTCATGATATGGGGCTGGCTTCCCGTTGTGACCGGGTACTCCGGTTAACAGGGGGGGCGATTGTTGAAGAGCAGCACAAGGTTGAGGTGGCGGTATGA
- a CDS encoding arylesterase, giving the protein MFVVIRRLATSFIFLSVLVAQAASGAPVNQKTLLVYGDSLSAAYGLEIQQGWVSLLQEKLHQTKSGWKVVNLSISGETTAGGLSRLPAALEEHRPELMLLELGANDGLRGTPLKSMSSNLEQIIQQAQKKNVDVLLFEMMIPPNYGPAYTRKFTQVFHDLGEQYTVPVVPFFLDGVAGHPELNQPDGIHPVAKAQPMIFDNVWPHIKTAID; this is encoded by the coding sequence TTGTTTGTAGTCATTCGTCGTTTAGCAACCAGTTTTATTTTTTTGTCAGTACTTGTCGCACAGGCTGCTTCTGGCGCACCAGTCAATCAGAAAACCCTGCTGGTGTATGGAGACAGCCTCAGTGCCGCTTATGGTCTTGAAATACAACAGGGCTGGGTATCTTTATTACAGGAAAAGCTCCATCAAACCAAGTCTGGCTGGAAGGTGGTCAACCTCAGCATCAGTGGTGAAACCACTGCCGGAGGACTCAGCCGTTTACCCGCCGCTCTTGAAGAACATCGACCGGAACTGATGTTGCTGGAGTTGGGAGCAAACGACGGTTTACGCGGGACTCCGCTGAAATCCATGTCCAGTAATCTGGAACAGATTATTCAGCAGGCACAGAAAAAAAACGTGGATGTTTTATTGTTTGAAATGATGATCCCTCCTAACTACGGACCTGCCTACACCCGAAAATTTACCCAGGTTTTTCATGATCTCGGCGAACAATATACAGTTCCGGTGGTGCCTTTCTTTCTGGATGGAGTGGCAGGTCACCCGGAGCTGAACCAGCCGGACGGCATTCATCCGGTGGCAAAAGCCCAGCCAATGATTTTTGATAACGTCTGGCCACATATAAAAACAGCTATTGATTAA
- a CDS encoding glycoside hydrolase family 3 C-terminal domain-containing protein, whose translation MRHLKKIMSIAVSVSLCSSAIAEEVIRPDIPFYDHTLSIEERLDDITARLTPEEKGHMITLWNPGVPRYGMKAYMPGEALHGLASPRVNTATVFPQSIGLAATWDPEAMKRMGDAVSDEARAQYHNGPVISRGQRGPLTFWSPVINIARDPRWGRTQEAYGEDPLINGMMATAYVQGLQGDHPTYLKTAAGAKHFVANNEEHNRFHGNANISEKQLREYYFPAYKQVVEEGNAQIIMTAYNALNGEPAVTNTWLIRDVLRGEWGFDGFVLGDYGSVLMVTKGWGERGFTGHEIYDNYVESGAAVMNAETLDFDNTRIFRRELITAIERGMVDVGQLDRAFRNTIRVGLKLGMFDPEELSPWKDLPFETMASFKDLALELAEKSMVLLQNEPLEDGSPLLPLNKSELKTVAVVGPNADVLNYGTYSGTATDPVTPLQGIRNYLGDDIEVLYVPWTTAENELSDIPMDNITTLDNQGLGVWNATYYDNPHAGGRIAAGDNVANIDYHWINDKPHRRIKNDRYSVVYTTTVVPPQSGLYTLGVDHQGGDVIVQVNGGPLMRDHGDNNKLRRTTTNLELDATRTYEFTVISMRRENAEEHVLRFGWQLPQEESEFEGGELEVARQADAVIAVMGLSVEYERESIDRAFEGLPPEQVEMLQGVVAANPKTAVVLQSGSSIESPELKAIAPAILQSWYPGEQGGNAIANTLFGDNNPGGKLPLTFVKRWDDLPAFNDYDISKGRTYLYFEKEPLWAFGHGLSYTTFDMEALNVKDKSVAKDGTIKLDVIVKNTGERDGDEVVQVYVKDLFERSEKPLQRLKAFERVSVQAGKSEVVSLSIDAKDLAYWDEHTKDWALGDRYEIRVGNASDNILLTETITLQSVQ comes from the coding sequence ATGCGTCATTTAAAAAAAATTATGAGTATCGCGGTTTCTGTATCTCTGTGCAGTTCTGCCATAGCTGAAGAAGTGATACGCCCTGACATCCCTTTTTATGACCATACACTTTCTATTGAAGAACGGCTGGATGACATTACGGCACGCCTGACACCAGAAGAAAAAGGTCACATGATTACCCTGTGGAATCCGGGTGTGCCACGCTATGGCATGAAAGCCTATATGCCGGGCGAAGCGCTGCATGGCCTTGCATCACCACGGGTGAATACGGCTACGGTATTTCCTCAATCCATAGGACTGGCAGCCACCTGGGACCCGGAAGCCATGAAGCGTATGGGGGATGCCGTATCGGATGAGGCGCGCGCCCAGTATCACAATGGTCCGGTGATCAGCCGTGGTCAGCGTGGCCCCCTGACATTCTGGTCTCCGGTTATCAACATTGCCCGCGACCCTCGCTGGGGACGTACCCAGGAAGCTTACGGCGAAGACCCTCTGATTAACGGCATGATGGCAACCGCTTATGTTCAGGGTTTGCAGGGTGATCACCCGACATACCTGAAAACTGCTGCCGGTGCCAAACACTTTGTTGCCAACAATGAGGAGCACAACCGTTTCCACGGCAATGCCAATATCTCCGAAAAGCAACTGCGCGAATACTATTTCCCAGCCTATAAACAGGTCGTTGAAGAAGGTAACGCACAAATCATCATGACCGCTTACAACGCCCTGAACGGTGAACCTGCGGTCACAAATACCTGGCTGATTCGTGATGTCCTGCGTGGTGAATGGGGATTTGATGGCTTTGTACTGGGCGACTACGGCTCTGTACTGATGGTCACCAAAGGCTGGGGCGAACGCGGTTTTACAGGCCATGAAATCTATGACAACTATGTAGAATCCGGCGCTGCGGTCATGAACGCAGAAACGCTGGATTTTGATAATACCCGCATATTCCGACGAGAACTGATTACAGCGATTGAACGGGGCATGGTGGACGTGGGCCAACTGGACAGGGCGTTTCGTAACACCATACGTGTTGGCTTAAAGCTGGGCATGTTCGACCCAGAGGAACTGTCACCCTGGAAAGACCTGCCTTTTGAAACCATGGCGTCCTTTAAGGACCTTGCTCTGGAGCTGGCAGAAAAATCCATGGTTCTGTTGCAGAACGAGCCACTTGAAGACGGCAGCCCGCTTCTGCCACTGAATAAATCAGAACTGAAAACGGTTGCAGTAGTTGGTCCAAACGCAGACGTACTCAACTATGGAACATACAGTGGTACTGCAACTGATCCGGTAACGCCTCTGCAGGGCATTCGCAACTATCTGGGCGACGATATTGAAGTTCTCTATGTGCCATGGACCACAGCAGAAAATGAACTGTCTGATATTCCAATGGACAATATAACCACTCTGGATAATCAGGGGCTGGGTGTCTGGAATGCAACTTACTACGACAACCCTCATGCCGGAGGACGAATCGCAGCCGGAGACAATGTTGCCAATATTGATTATCACTGGATAAACGACAAGCCTCACAGACGGATCAAAAACGATCGCTACTCAGTGGTCTACACAACAACCGTGGTTCCACCGCAAAGTGGCCTGTACACATTGGGTGTAGATCATCAGGGGGGCGATGTCATCGTTCAGGTGAATGGTGGCCCGCTGATGCGTGATCATGGTGATAACAATAAACTGCGCCGCACCACAACCAATCTGGAGCTGGATGCAACCCGGACCTATGAATTCACCGTTATTTCCATGCGTCGTGAGAATGCTGAAGAACACGTTCTGCGCTTCGGCTGGCAGCTACCACAGGAAGAAAGTGAGTTTGAAGGTGGAGAGCTGGAAGTGGCCAGACAGGCTGATGCTGTTATTGCAGTCATGGGGCTGTCTGTTGAATACGAGCGTGAAAGTATCGACCGGGCTTTTGAAGGGCTGCCACCAGAGCAGGTAGAGATGCTTCAGGGCGTGGTTGCGGCAAATCCAAAAACAGCCGTTGTGCTACAGAGTGGCTCCTCTATCGAGAGCCCGGAGTTGAAAGCCATAGCTCCAGCCATTCTGCAGAGCTGGTATCCGGGCGAACAGGGTGGTAACGCCATTGCCAATACTCTGTTCGGTGACAATAACCCGGGCGGCAAGCTGCCTCTGACGTTTGTTAAACGCTGGGATGATCTGCCCGCCTTTAATGACTACGACATCAGTAAAGGGCGTACTTATCTGTATTTCGAAAAAGAGCCTTTGTGGGCATTTGGCCATGGCTTGAGTTATACAACTTTTGACATGGAAGCCCTGAACGTCAAAGACAAATCTGTCGCTAAAGACGGTACGATTAAACTGGATGTCATCGTTAAAAATACGGGAGAACGCGATGGTGACGAAGTGGTGCAGGTGTACGTGAAGGACCTGTTCGAACGTTCTGAAAAGCCATTGCAGCGTTTGAAGGCGTTTGAACGAGTGTCTGTGCAAGCAGGCAAATCTGAAGTTGTCAGCCTGAGTATTGATGCAAAAGACCTGGCTTACTGGGACGAGCACACGAAGGACTGGGCTCTGGGCGACCGTTACGAAATTCGTGTTGGTAATGCCTCTGACAACATTCTGCTGACTGAAACCATTACATTACAGTCAGTACAATAA
- a CDS encoding patatin-like phospholipase family protein — MSSILDFRAGPVALARIRDEGLPQSSIEVVPGASGGPKWFVLTGLDKALLGEYFKDRQQPLHLLGTSAGSWRFACYAHPDPLAAHERFEQGYLLTEYSESPTPEEITTKCRHLIREIIGSQAGSILNNDIMRYNLIAVRSRGLGKSHRKGKLMAGMGMAALANVVSRKTLGLFFTRTLFYPPGRGSPFHQMNDLPTDRVELSEANLADAILASGSIPMVMEGVEGIAGAPEGIYRDGGVTDYHFDTRFAENDKLVLYPHFYGHRTPGWFDKGIKWRKPSALNSENVVVVSPSDEFVAKLPYGKIPDRNDFVNLSYKERVRYWSVVIQESQRLGDEFLEQVNSGRIRETVQPL, encoded by the coding sequence ATGTCATCAATACTGGATTTCAGGGCAGGGCCTGTAGCGCTGGCTCGTATCAGGGATGAGGGGTTGCCTCAAAGCAGCATTGAAGTGGTGCCGGGCGCTTCAGGCGGGCCTAAATGGTTTGTGCTCACGGGGCTTGATAAAGCGCTGCTAGGTGAGTACTTCAAAGACCGTCAACAGCCTTTGCATCTGCTGGGTACGTCAGCAGGGAGCTGGCGGTTTGCCTGCTACGCCCATCCAGACCCACTGGCTGCCCACGAACGGTTTGAACAGGGTTATCTGCTGACGGAATACTCAGAAAGCCCGACGCCGGAAGAAATTACCACCAAGTGCCGTCATCTGATCAGAGAGATCATTGGCAGTCAAGCCGGCAGCATCCTGAACAATGACATTATGCGTTATAACCTGATTGCAGTACGCAGCCGTGGACTGGGTAAAAGCCATCGGAAGGGCAAGCTGATGGCAGGCATGGGAATGGCTGCACTGGCAAACGTCGTCAGTCGTAAAACTCTGGGGCTGTTTTTTACCCGAACACTGTTTTATCCCCCCGGCAGAGGTTCGCCTTTTCACCAGATGAATGATCTGCCCACAGACCGGGTTGAACTGTCGGAAGCCAACCTGGCTGACGCTATTCTTGCTTCGGGCTCTATTCCAATGGTGATGGAAGGGGTTGAGGGAATTGCTGGTGCGCCTGAAGGCATTTACCGGGATGGCGGGGTGACCGATTACCACTTTGATACCCGCTTTGCAGAGAATGACAAGCTGGTGCTGTACCCACATTTTTATGGTCACCGGACGCCGGGCTGGTTTGATAAAGGGATCAAGTGGCGCAAACCATCGGCATTGAACAGTGAAAATGTTGTGGTCGTGTCACCGTCCGATGAATTTGTTGCCAAGCTTCCTTACGGCAAAATTCCTGATCGTAATGATTTTGTGAACCTGTCCTATAAGGAACGGGTTCGGTACTGGAGCGTGGTGATTCAGGAAAGCCAGCGTTTGGGCGACGAGTTTCTGGAGCAGGTCAACAGTGGCCGGATTCGGGAAACGGTTCAGCCACTGTAG